The Cucurbita pepo subsp. pepo cultivar mu-cu-16 chromosome LG18, ASM280686v2, whole genome shotgun sequence nucleotide sequence ttgaatttagattaataatcgtaaaattgactttattcaataataatatttacagAATAAACATCACTAACAAccttattgaaaatagaatacgTTTTTGTTTATGCATTTAGTAACATCACGTGAGAATCTTatattgattggggaggagaacgaaacaccctttataaagtGTGGAGAtgtttccctagtagacgcgtaaTGGAGAAGCCCataagagaaagcccaaaaaccttgaaaggaagCTATGGATGAATATCGGTTCCTCTGTGTAATTCTAACAGACATGTTGCCTTGAGTGCaagttaataataaataaatatagattaacgtataaaagaaaataatttcattcttaGATAATTTCTATTATAGAATCAATGTTGACAGGAAACGGCAAATTAAACTGAAAAAAACTATAATGATAATGAgccaaagaaattaaattacgtttttttttttttttttttaataaaacaatttaataacgtctttttctaaaagaaaaaagaaaattcgaaACCGTACGCTAATCGTTATGGTGAAATGTCGTCGTTTTCCTTACAGTTGGAAATTGGAACCCCGTCAAACATAACGGAACTCCGGGAAGTAGAGACGGGAGACCTGAAGCTACCGACACTCTTATCCAAGGCTTGAGGTTCGGAGTCCGAGCCTGAACTCCGAGCTTACTGAATCCGAATCTCTTTCCCTGGCCCTATCTCAGTGGTGACTGATGGCTCATCACTGCGGCTTTACTGTCAACcccattcatctttcttccaTGTCTATCACTCCTACAAAAGGGAATGTTCCTCTTCACAATCTATCTGGTTTTACtccaatttctcaattttatgttaaattgtGAGTGTTTTGGTTCAATTTTGATCGTTTCTTAGCGATACCCAACTGGGGTTTTTAATCTCTTGAACTTTTGTCTCTCTTTAGCTTCTGAATTTCTGGTTTTTGAAAGATGATGCATGCCAAATCCGATTCTGATGTGACAAGCTTAGCCCCATCGTCGCCAAGGTCACCGAAGCAGCGGCCGCTGTACTACGTGCAGAGCCCTTCAAGAGATTCTCACGATGGCGACAAATCGTCCACCCAAGCCACTCCCGCCTTCAACAGCCCCATGGAGAGTCCTTCGCATCCCTCTTATACGCGCCACTCTCGCTCCTCATCTGCGAGTCGGTTTTCCGGCACGTTCCGATCTGCCCTTGGCCGGAAGGGCAGCCGGAAACGTAACGATAAGGGGTGGCCGGAGTGTAATGTGATTGAAGAGGAGGCAGACTATGAGGATCTATACGACGACAAAGGGTTAACTAGAAGATGCCAGATTCTGATGGCTCTGCTTGCGTTTGTCCTTATCTTCTTCGTGTTTTGTTTGATCATTTGGGGTGCTAGCCGGCCTTTCAAAGCTGAGATCAGAGTCAAGGTTTTGTTTCTAGCTCTATATACTCTCTGaaacaatataaaattgtttcaatATTGACTTGTTTTGTTGTCgttgattaaaataatatttggatctttgttttgaaatttcataaattttcaatttccatGCTTCTTGTTTTGGCTGCTGCACCATATATGATCAGTTTAGGACAACATGTTTGAAGGCATTTGGTTTTCAATGTCAGAGAAGTGAATATCCTTTTTCTCTTACAGAGCATGACAGTTCATAATGTTTATTTTGGAGAAGGATCAGACACAACAGGAGTCCCGACCAAATTACTGACAACCAACTGTTCATTAAGGATTACAGTGCACAATCCTGCAACTTTCTTTGGGATTCATGTCAGCTCCTCCCCCATCAATCTTATGTACTCCCAGATTGCAGTTGCCTCTGGTCAGGTAAAATTCCTAACTACGAACTTCCATAAGAGATGCATCAAGAATAGAAATGGGAAACTGATCCTGATCCTGATTGGATAAAAATTTGGGATGTTTTTCTGCTTTGCAGTTGAAGAAATACTATCAACCGAGACAGAGCAATCGAGTCGAATTGGTGAACCTTCAAGGGAACAAGGTGCCATTGTATGGGGCTGGAGCCAGCCTTGAAGCCTTGGATAAAAACGGAAACATTCCTATGATGCTGGTGTTTGAAGTTCATTCAAGAGGGAATGTGGTGGGGAAACTGGTTAGATCAAAGCATCGAAAGCGTGTCTCGTGTTCTTTAGACATCGACTCTCGCAACTCAAAGCCGATGAAGATTAAAGCTGATTCATGTACTTACGATTGAGAGAGATCTTCATCTTGCATCTTTCTCTTCATTGGAAGGGAAAGATTCTACATTTAGAATCATCCTTCACTTGTAGATTtagttctttcttctttagaGCCATGGAATAATtaatgaggaaaaaaaaaaaaaaaaagatcaatgAATCAGTTTATGGTACATACTATTGCTTTGCTAAGTACTCTCCATACAACAACAGAGCATCAGTTTATATTAAAGATTCTGATTGTATAGAGTCATCTACTAACTTGCACAAACTAAGACCAAGAATCAATACAGCCTAACACAAAATGGCCAGTTCCTCAAACCAAAGAAACGCTTTCAAATTACAAGGGAACGAATAGCGACAGTAAGGCATTTGCAGAGCGACAAGCTGAACTTACAGGAGTTTTCGAGGAATCCTTCATCAGTTATCTTGTAGCTCCAGAACGTTTCAGTTTATGTTCTACCTATCATCTGTTATGGTTGAGAGTTTGTGGTCTGTAGGCTGGAAATTTCTGGTGTGGAAGGAATGCCCTGTTGCTTATCAACAGCACAGCTGGGCTCAGAAACTGTTCCACCGATTCTGTTTGGAGGCCAATAGCGGAATAATGATCTTCCTATTATATTTTTGGCCGGCAGCGGACCCCTGAACAATTGGGTATAGCCAGCTATCAGCACagggaagaaaagaatttcaaagagGTGCCTGAGATATAGACTGAGTTCGACATAGGCTCTAGAAGAGTGGAAACTGCTAACTTCTAATTCAAACAACTTTTCAAAGGTATCAAGATATTTGGTTATATGAACATAAGTATTTTACTTGAATACACTTCTTTAAAGTGAAATGATGAGTGGAGACCTTACCACACATGAGAATCATAGCTGTTATTGCGATTATCGCCCATCACAAAGACCGAGTTTTCGGGCACTCGCTACATCAAGGAATCAAAGAGGTGTAATGTTTAGATTTCACAAAGAAACAAACGCAGGATGAAATGTCTGCAAGGATGCAAAACAAAtgcagaaaaaagaaagttatgCTTACAACTGGAGTCATGTCATATGATGGTGGTTCAAGGATGaatttttcgtttctttcGACCCCGTTTACGACAAGTTTTCCCTTCCGGACCTGCGATTAGTTGATATTCCAAGCAGAATGAAACTGAAGCACAGATATGTTTGGTGCTTGAAAATACATAATCAAATGCAGGAGATTCAATAGTTGAGTGATCTATATCAGTAGCTTCAGGATGAAATGTGCAGCAATGTCAGATAATGATGCAAATGAAAACTAAAGAATCTCACCTCCACAGTGTCACCTTCTTTAGCAACAACTCTTTTAATGAAGACAT carries:
- the LOC111780378 gene encoding uncharacterized protein LOC111780378, which produces MMHAKSDSDVTSLAPSSPRSPKQRPLYYVQSPSRDSHDGDKSSTQATPAFNSPMESPSHPSYTRHSRSSSASRFSGTFRSALGRKGSRKRNDKGWPECNVIEEEADYEDLYDDKGLTRRCQILMALLAFVLIFFVFCLIIWGASRPFKAEIRVKSMTVHNVYFGEGSDTTGVPTKLLTTNCSLRITVHNPATFFGIHVSSSPINLMYSQIAVASGQLKKYYQPRQSNRVELVNLQGNKVPLYGAGASLEALDKNGNIPMMLVFEVHSRGNVVGKLVRSKHRKRVSCSLDIDSRNSKPMKIKADSCTYD